The following are encoded in a window of Polyodon spathula isolate WHYD16114869_AA chromosome 48, ASM1765450v1, whole genome shotgun sequence genomic DNA:
- the LOC121306605 gene encoding stress-associated endoplasmic reticulum protein 1-like: MSAIQRMKVANEKHSKTITQRGSVQKNTRVVTEDKSPVGPWLLALFVFVVCGSAIFQIIQSIRHGA, encoded by the exons ATGTCGGCTATTCAGAGGATGAAAGTTGCGAatgaaaagcacagcaaaacGATCACGCAGCGGGGCAGCGTTCAGAAAAACACG AGAGTTGTTACTGAAGACAAGTCTCCCGTAGGACCGTGGCTCCTCGCTCTCTTTGTCTTTGTGGTCTGTGGGTCAG ctataTTCCAGATCATTCAGAGCATTCGACACGGAGCCTAA